One window of Myxocyprinus asiaticus isolate MX2 ecotype Aquarium Trade chromosome 6, UBuf_Myxa_2, whole genome shotgun sequence genomic DNA carries:
- the LOC127443153 gene encoding activin receptor type-2B-like: MFVPWLTFALIWGSWCTEPSQGEVATRECVYYNDNWRTEKTNQSGFERCEGEKDKRLHCYASWLNSTGTIRLVKKGCWLDDFNCYDRQECVATEETPQVFFCCCEGNYCNERFTHLPEAITPAVKIQPPEPGPSLLGVLVYSLLPLAILSLVLVLACWTYHQRKPPYRHVDIGQDAGLPPPSPLVGLKPLQLLELKARGRFGCVWKAQSQSEYVAVKIFPIQDKQSWQNERDIFLTEGFRHENILHYISAEKRGTNLQMELWLVTEFHERGSLTDYLKGNPLSWPQLCHIAASMSHGLAYLHEDLPYRAEGPKPAIAHRDFKSKNVLLKMDLTAVIADFGLAVRFEPGKPPGDTHGQVGTRRYMAPEVLEGAINFQRDAFLRIDMYALGLVLWELMSRCTASDGPVGEYQLPFEEEVGQHPSLEDLQDVVVHKKMRPIFKDCWIKHLGLGQLCETIEECWDHDAEARLSAGCVEERISTIAKATNTVITSTSECMVSMVTSDSDTDLPPKESST, from the exons AACCCAGTCAGGGGGAGGTGGCGACTAGAGAGTGTGTCTACTACAATGATAACTGGCGAACAGAGAAGACCAATCAGAGCGGTTTTGAGCGATGTGAGGGGGAGAAAGACAAGAGGCTGCACTGTTATGCATCCTGGTTGAACTCCACTGGAACAATCCGCCTGGTGAAAAAAGGCTGCTGGCTCGACGACTTCAACTGTTACGACAG ACAGGAGTGTGTGGCCACAGAGGAGACTCCACAGGTATTTTTCTGTTGCTGTGAGGGAAACTATTGCAATGAGAGATTTACACACCTGCCCGAGGCCATCACTCCTGCAG TAAAGATCCAGCCCCCGGAACCGGGGCCATCTCTGCTGGGTGTGCTGGTTTATTCTCTTCTTCCTTTGGCCATTCTTTCACTCGTCCTGGTGCTCGCCTGCTGGACGTACCACCAGCGAAAACCACCCTACAGACATGTGGACATTGGCCAG GATGCTGGTCTTCCTCCACCATCCCCTCTGGTTGGACTGAAACCACTGCAGCTGCTGGAGCTGAAAGCAAGGGGTCGCTTTGGCTGTGTGTGGAAGGCCCAGTCACAGAGTGAATATGTGGCGGTGAAAATATTTCCAATTCAG GACAAGCAGTCATGGCAGAATGAGAGAGACATTTTCCTCACAGAAGGATTTAGACATGAGAACATTCTACACTACATCTCAGCAGAAAAACGAGGCACCAACCTACAGATGGAGTTGTGGCTGGTCACAGAATTCCACGAAAGG GGTTCTTTAACAGATTACCTGAAGGGTAACCCATTGAGTTGGCCTCAGTTGTGCCATATTGCTGCAAGTATGTCACATGGTCTGGCGTATCTTCATGAGGATCTTCCTTACAGAGCTGAGGGACCTAAACCCGCCATTGCTCACAG AGATTTTAAGAGTAAGAACGTTTTGCTCAAGATGGATTTGACTGCCGTGATTGCAGATTTTGGGCTGGCTGTCCGCTTCGAGCCAGGGAAACCGCCAGGAGATACTCATGGTCAG GTTGGAACTCGGCGTTACATGGCTCCAGAGGTGCTAGAGGGAGCCATTAATTTCCAGAGGGATGCCTTCCTGCGTATTGACATGTATGCTTTAGGACTGGTGCTATGGGAGCTGATGTCTCGCTGCACTGCCTCTGATG GTCCTGTGGGTGAATACCAGTTGCCGTTTGAAGAAGAGGTGGGTCAGCACCCATCACTGGAAGATCTACAGGATGTGGTGGTCCACAAGAAGATGAGGCCCATCTTTAAAGACTGTTGGATCAAACATCTG GGTTTGGGACAGTTGTGCGAGACCATTGAGGAGTGCTGGGACCACGACGCAGAGGCTCGACTGTCAGCAGGCTGCGTGGAAGAACGCATCTCAACCATCGCCAAGGCAACCAACACAGTCATCACTTCTACCTCAGAGTGCATGGTCTCTATGGTAACATCTGACAGTGATACGGACCTACCACCCAAAGAGTCCAGTACCTGA